gttgggaaaacgggagaagttactccattttttaagcttccgtcgcgtgtgcagccttattggttacagctacacagaaaccatgtacgacggaaatattcttcataaaattatgtaaaaaatatcccatggcagcatatgtctatcttttatggttgactcacaatgacacgtaaaactctcggtagattagcagttcggagctttctgattttatttgtctactatttcgtttataacactctcactcacactaattaaacatagttaacagtattatctattaattaaaaaaagaatgatttaaatcggtaaagaaacaccaaagttatacatgaaaaacggtaataagccaccgcgcgtgaatactgaatcacgcacgctataaggatcatttttgtgcaacggtcgccgcgctcgacgcgactcgcggcgcggtggctgcgcgagcttcatacaatatttggctgttggtgcgattgatgcgaatagacgttcagagcgttcaaccttattgcgcgacttttagtttaaatattcgttaaaattacaaattattaatagtttacattttattacttaaagaagcagtaagtacgcatagatttagataattggaggggctggtgtttattatttcttcctctctttgcacaaagtccgactctaacgcggacgaagtcgctggcagaagctagttattaactATAATTGATATTATCATAAATAAAATCACCCTAATACTTTCataataagaaaattttatttaatagtttcattaaaatatcgTCACAGATGTACAGTTTGTTCAtgaacaaacataaaaacaaataatttattagacATACACAGTTCTCCCTACATACATCTTGTGcgttaaataatcattaacaagTACCTATTAACTAGTAATCTCAGTATAAAGTAGGAGACtcaaagttattaaaacaatgATTCATGTTCATATTgctttaagtaaattaaaaatataaactaaattacATTTAATTGTTACTTACTTAATTACATTAAAGATTCAACAAGAACAGCTATGTAAAAATTCTAGAAAAGGCGattattttgtacaaagtttctttttttataattatttaattctatttaataATCTCATAGATCACTCGTTGTTTGGAGATCTTTAAGGCTTGGGTATGACTTGTCATTTAACGCAAAAAAGTCGccgttaacaaaaaaaaacacgaagtATGTGACTGTCTTTTTCACTGCTTATTTCtatcaaaaaacatttaatgaaaGTTAACAGTCAATATGAACACTATTAACAGTTACTCTTAAAGCCAGAATGtaccttaaaaattaaaattataaactaaagGGTCATACACCAAGCCGTACAAACTATAGATCTcattgtataattatttttaaagattaataattattaacaataataattctaaTTAATTCCTCATAAGGCACTTATAACCTTGTAAATGTATGTACAATGTAGCTTTGTACATTTGAAAGGcacttataattaaaatttacataaacaagTATATGTAAATGCATtgaaacattaaattattgttctAGATTCTATTTGGAAGACTTTATAAAACAGATTATGTACAATCTTGCAAAAACGTTGTCTTTTttaacaaatgtatttttagatctagtgtacttttttatataaaaatgtcttATCGTTTTCTAATACTCTAAACTTATCAACCATTTATCGAAAGTTACTTTTGAGGTATTTACGATTTTTAAACAGTTGAAAAAAAATGCGTTATGtgattattaacaaaataatagtcaataatAGTGTTGTAATAAAAGACAGACTGTGTGTACTTTGATTAATAAGCCTAAATTAAATCTACCAGAAAATCACTTTCTCCATATTTTgattctgtaaaaaaacttgcCAAAAACGAATCAGaccttaaaatttattataacattagtcAGTCTCTGTATGAGAAAAGTTCATTTACAACCTTTAGTTTCTTGTGCACCATTTAACAGATCTTAAATCTACTTAtcttaataaaagttaatataCACTAACTGTCattaaaaaacttaactaaaataGTGTTCATGTTTCGTAAAACGACTCCATATTGACTAAAGTTCAATCTCCTAAAATGTTCCCTGGACCTAAAAAATCTAATTGGACTATTGTATCATCTGGAGGTATTGATTCTCTTCATAAAACGAAGACAGCGAGGTCTGCAGGTCATTCACAACCATGTTGTCGCCTCCCTGCAGAGGATGAGTGCTACTCGACACCATCTCCGAACTCTTCCAGTTTTCACAACTCTCAACATACTCCAATGTTCTTTGATATGTGTCTTGTCTCATGGTGTTGTTACCATTAGGATTCTTCTTCCTTCCATTTGTAGCTTCAATCTGAGATTGCGAGATATCCCACACTTGTACTTCGCTCGTAGGATTATTCTGACTTCGCAAACTATTCATACTACAGTCCGTTTGCTGTTCCCCTTTCATTTGATTCTGGTTTATCGGCACCCTCGCTCCGTTTATTGGCTTTTGACTCCCAGTGgacatgtttaaggaattctgAACCGACTTCTGCATATTGTGCTTGTTAAACTGGTTTCCTGGGTAATCCCACTGATTGTATGGCCTCTGGTGGTTGTAATATTGGTTGTTGTTTAACATCGTTTGGTTGTACTGATGGTTGTTTTTGGGAGGAGGAGGGCCCATCACATTTGCTGCATTCACAACCGAGTTGTATGGCGGTGGCTGAGGATACTGCATATTCTGGCTGTATTGAGGGTTCTGTATCGGCGAGCATTGGTTCTGCTGCTCGCAATAATTGTTCATCGTCCCTCGACTCATATTCCCACTGTTGTCTACACTCATCATTGAAGATCTCGACATTTGTAGCGGATGCATCTGATTGCTTTGGTTCGGATAACTCACGGGTTGATAGTTCATCTGGTTGTTGTAAACCATGTTCTGATTAGCCATTTGATGCATGGGCATCTGGCTCTGGTTATATTGCTGCATCATTTGGTACTGCTGCATGTTTTGACTCCTCATCACATTCTGATTTTGGACTGGGTAAGGCGGAGCTTGGTTATATGTCTGATTATGGTATTGATTCATGTTGTTTCTATTCTGTACTTTAGCGTTACAATTTCTATTGTTAATGTAATTTGGATTGACTCCCATTTGAGGACCCTGGTTCATATTGatattcatcatttgattttggTTCTGCACCTGTGCATTCATTGACATGTTCGACATGTTTTGAACCATAGGACTAGTCATACCTGGTCCCATAGGACTTTGAAGTCCTGGATGCATCGGGCTTGGCATACCATGGCTATGTGGACTGGCAATGTTCTGACCCATTGGGCTCGCCATATTCACCATTGGACTAGCCATGTTTTGAGACATTGGGCTTCCGATATTGTTGTGCCTTggactcatcatcatctggtTGGGCATTTGAGGACTCATTAAGCTTTGCATGCTTTGTGGACTCATCGCGTTGTGTTGAGGAGACATGACGCTCATCACACTCTGAGGGCTCATAACGTTGTAGACGCTGGGAGGACTCATCACGCTGTGAGGTACGTTATGTGGACTCATCACACTTTGAGGACTCATAGCACTGTGAGGCAGACTCTGCGGACTGAGCATGCTATGCGGTAAATTCTGTGGACTTAAAACATTTTGGCTCATCACTACAGTTTTAGGACTCATTGTGTTCTGTTTCTGAGGTAAAGGATTTGGTCGCATTCTGTTCGTCTGTTCCGTTTGATTCGCCGTCATAGTCTGCAACGACTGTAAAGGATTCGTCGACACGTTGCTTGACGGCGGTTTTGTGTACTCTTTCTCACATTTCTCTGTGACAACTTCTGGGATGACTTGTTCCTGTAGCGGAGTAGCTTTATCGTCAGGCGACTTGGAGTTGAGTAAAGAACCGCTGTTGCCCGACATACTAACGTCTAAAGATCTTAAATCGACTGGAATATCACTTATGTTGAGATCACTTCCTATGGCACCTAAGTTTTTAAGTAGAGAATCGTCACTGGTGGCTACGTCACTGATTTTGTCACTGGAATTGTTCGTGTCTTGAACGTCACTATTTGCATTGTCTTTGGTAGAACTTTCCTTGTCTTTAGAGGTTTCCGGCTCAGGTTGGTTGGTGGAGTCAGTCTTAGCTGGTTTTACCGATTCCGTTGCCAATATTGATTGGTTAAGATATTGCATCATTTCATCTGGTATTACCAGCTTGTTCTCCACCATTTCTCCTTCGGCAACCTAAAATGCAGAAAAAGTACATTAGCAATAAATTCCAAATGTGTAAATTGTAATACCccacttatattataaacgcgaatgTTGTATAtgcaaaaactaccgaaaagatttttatgaaactaaaCAGTGATATAGCATACCCATCAGAACCTATCTACCTCTCTTATGAAATAAAGAGGATAGCtttctgattatttaaattctCGTGTATATACTGAACTTTGTAGGATATAAACTAGTGGATCCTTACCTGTTCCAGATTGACCTCCTGGTTAGGGTGGTGGACCTGTGCGGTGGTGATGACCACGGTGTTGGTGGAGTTGGAGCGAGACTCCTTGTACGTCACCGTCTCCTGGTCATCTTCTGTCTTGAACGGGAATGGAGCATCGCCCTGGAggaagaagaaataaatgagtattatgttattagttcaatgaaataaatagctGTGGAATTAAAGACTCCCATTGATAGTTCAAATAAATTTGTTTAGTTACAGAATTCGATATATATCTTCCATATAATATTGACATTAAATCTGGTAACATCTATGATATGCCTTATTATACTgctcaaaatattttactgcaaAAAGCATCTATAAAATGTCATCTAATAATCATTATGTCATCGTAATCTGCTGGACATCTTATGCTGCATCTCATCTGCTATAACTTTCAatataggtataaaaatatttttttcaggataTAACTTACCACATCATCAGTCCCACAAGGGTACTGCTGGTACTGCGCCTGATCGCTCAAGTTGGACTGCTCGGAGAGTCTCCTCGCCTCTTCCTTCACCTGAACGTTGGGGTCCAGCTCCAGCGCCAACTCCTCAGCCCTGACTTCTGAACAGGTCACTCCTCGGAGAAGTACAGCCTGGAAATTAGGAGACATGGATTTAGTTAATTCGGTATGTACCAAATAGTCTAGAACCAAAGAAAGGATGTTATCTTATTCTTAAACAGGTCCGGGAAGAATTTCCTTAAGGACGCAAAAAACTGCGTGAACAGCTAGTAACCAAATATATTTGGATAATCTTTCAGTTCGTTGATGGAATTTACATGACTGAATGTGAATAGTACCACAATGATTGAAGAAGTAACTTTTCGGTTCGGTAAACCTCGTATCTTAGGAACTTATCATAATATTAATGAAGTAGAGGGACACAATACCTGATTGCCTTGTGAGGTTCTGACGGCttgcacggcggcgagcgccgacGAGGGCGCTGGTGCATAACCCACACACGATACTTGACTAGATCTGAAACACAAAGGACaatatgagtttttttttcgtacACAGATTTTACGTTAGGTAGGAAAAAACGTGTAGTGCAAGGGAAGTTCCAACAGAGTTCATATTAAGAGAATCCCCATTTTTGAAGTCGggtaaaatagtatttttttttatttttgccttaTGTCTCGAACTTTGCGACGAGATAAGTGTCCATTCATCTATTCTCCCTTGTCGAGTGAACTAGCCTACCCTGACCAGCAAATATTTTGGTCAGGATACCGTAATATTCAAATATCGTCGTCAAGTCGTTTCCACTCTTTGAAATAAGAAACTATTTATCTTACCTTCTACTACTGTCAGGCGAGAGCTGATCATACACGGTGGTATGCTGTGAGACTATCCGCTGCGGCGCGGCGATGCCCGTGGTGGTCGCCACGGCACCAGACACCACTGACGCTTGACTACTCTTGCGGGATATGTCTGATGATCTGGAGGATGAAAAGAATTGGTCATATTATAATTATCAAATTATTCCAAAGATTGGAATATAATTATGCAATAAACATAATCTTCGTCTTTTTATAGCTTCTGGACTTTTATTTTGGCAGGTCCTAACTCCTCTTCAAATTCCAGGCTAA
The nucleotide sequence above comes from Helicoverpa zea isolate HzStark_Cry1AcR chromosome 25, ilHelZeax1.1, whole genome shotgun sequence. Encoded proteins:
- the LOC124642644 gene encoding zinc finger protein GLI4 isoform X2, producing MPDRESVGGPGSAGSGFLPLQFPSAFAAFHASTPPGTPTSAMHHATHYHHHAQLAAAAAAAAGATSELSYLAALHPAYRPVPYDHPLYGANTLRGLEYLSAARSLHPELHAGSTLASQDFQLSLEGSRIASPTRLRLSGGAIGASVNRKRAVSWSPYSAESLDLAAVIRASPASLAVRAPSAASTGSYGHLSAGAISPALSLSHASLAQQLLARGGVVGGSGVLAGGVLMDPAHQQAAAAAAHHAAHAHLVAGIHRSHISSPTQLLMGAPVDVRPGLTLDGTPPQHLQQSPQQPEVTSVMEADSASGMTQRKSPQILMGHRDNHHSNKPLSAAAESTVHDGLDSKDEPGDFIETNCHWVDCKLEFPTQDDLVKHINTDHIHASKKAFVCRWVGCSRDEKPFKAQYMLVVHMRRHTGEKPHKCTFEGCCKAYSRLENLKTHLRSHTGEKPYTCEYPGCAKAFSNASDRAKHQNRTHSNEKPYVCKAPGCTKRYTDPSSLRKHVKTVHGAEFYASKKHKGCSRGDDSAESGGGGAGSSPRSEEGGVPVGIRGHTSSASVKSESPASPIPHGLHTPAHQLSAQCGGELDFGGSALGGFGDENGAPYFRLDGEVEQEVVGEVGQLPLMLRAMVAIGEPRAHHHAPRFGNKMAVARLMPPPHPDIGPGVQGRTELGSTSVAVELKTGVPNTRRDSGISSGSSLYSARSSDISRKSSQASVVSGAVATTTGIAAPQRIVSQHTTVYDQLSPDSSRRSSQVSCVGYAPAPSSALAAVQAVRTSQGNQAVLLRGVTCSEVRAEELALELDPNVQVKEEARRLSEQSNLSDQAQYQQYPCGTDDVGDAPFPFKTEDDQETVTYKESRSNSTNTVVITTAQVHHPNQEVNLEQVAEGEMVENKLVIPDEMMQYLNQSILATESVKPAKTDSTNQPEPETSKDKESSTKDNANSDVQDTNNSSDKISDVATSDDSLLKNLGAIGSDLNISDIPVDLRSLDVSMSGNSGSLLNSKSPDDKATPLQEQVIPEVVTEKCEKEYTKPPSSNVSTNPLQSLQTMTANQTEQTNRMRPNPLPQKQNTMSPKTVVMSQNVLSPQNLPHSMLSPQSLPHSAMSPQSVMSPHNVPHSVMSPPSVYNVMSPQSVMSVMSPQHNAMSPQSMQSLMSPQMPNQMMMSPRHNNIGSPMSQNMASPMVNMASPMGQNIASPHSHGMPSPMHPGLQSPMGPGMTSPMVQNMSNMSMNAQVQNQNQMMNINMNQGPQMGVNPNYINNRNCNAKVQNRNNMNQYHNQTYNQAPPYPVQNQNVMRSQNMQQYQMMQQYNQSQMPMHQMANQNMVYNNQMNYQPVSYPNQSNQMHPLQMSRSSMMSVDNSGNMSRGTMNNYCEQQNQCSPIQNPQYSQNMQYPQPPPYNSVVNAANVMGPPPPKNNHQYNQTMLNNNQYYNHQRPYNQWDYPGNQFNKHNMQKSVQNSLNMSTGSQKPINGARVPINQNQMKGEQQTDCSMNSLRSQNNPTSEVQVWDISQSQIEATNGRKKNPNGNNTMRQDTYQRTLEYVESCENWKSSEMVSSSTHPLQGGDNMVVNDLQTSLSSFYEENQYLQMIQ
- the LOC124642644 gene encoding zinc finger protein GLI4 isoform X1 — encoded protein: MPDRESVGGPGSAGSGFLPLQFPSAFAAFHASTPPGTPTSAMHHATHYHHHAQLAAAAAAAAGATSELSYLAALHPAYRPVPYDHPLYGANTLRGLEYLSAARSLHPELHAGSTLASQDFQLSLEGSRIASPTRLRLSGGAIGASVNRKRAVSWSPYSAESLDLAAVIRASPASLAVRAPSAASTGSYGHLSAGEFEDHWHCFGAISPALSLSHASLAQQLLARGGVVGGSGVLAGGVLMDPAHQQAAAAAAHHAAHAHLVAGIHRSHISSPTQLLMGAPVDVRPGLTLDGTPPQHLQQSPQQPEVTSVMEADSASGMTQRKSPQILMGHRDNHHSNKPLSAAAESTVHDGLDSKDEPGDFIETNCHWVDCKLEFPTQDDLVKHINTDHIHASKKAFVCRWVGCSRDEKPFKAQYMLVVHMRRHTGEKPHKCTFEGCCKAYSRLENLKTHLRSHTGEKPYTCEYPGCAKAFSNASDRAKHQNRTHSNEKPYVCKAPGCTKRYTDPSSLRKHVKTVHGAEFYASKKHKGCSRGDDSAESGGGGAGSSPRSEEGGVPVGIRGHTSSASVKSESPASPIPHGLHTPAHQLSAQCGGELDFGGSALGGFGDENGAPYFRLDGEVEQEVVGEVGQLPLMLRAMVAIGEPRAHHHAPRFGNKMAVARLMPPPHPDIGPGVQGRTELGSTSVAVELKTGVPNTRRDSGISSGSSLYSARSSDISRKSSQASVVSGAVATTTGIAAPQRIVSQHTTVYDQLSPDSSRRSSQVSCVGYAPAPSSALAAVQAVRTSQGNQAVLLRGVTCSEVRAEELALELDPNVQVKEEARRLSEQSNLSDQAQYQQYPCGTDDVGDAPFPFKTEDDQETVTYKESRSNSTNTVVITTAQVHHPNQEVNLEQVAEGEMVENKLVIPDEMMQYLNQSILATESVKPAKTDSTNQPEPETSKDKESSTKDNANSDVQDTNNSSDKISDVATSDDSLLKNLGAIGSDLNISDIPVDLRSLDVSMSGNSGSLLNSKSPDDKATPLQEQVIPEVVTEKCEKEYTKPPSSNVSTNPLQSLQTMTANQTEQTNRMRPNPLPQKQNTMSPKTVVMSQNVLSPQNLPHSMLSPQSLPHSAMSPQSVMSPHNVPHSVMSPPSVYNVMSPQSVMSVMSPQHNAMSPQSMQSLMSPQMPNQMMMSPRHNNIGSPMSQNMASPMVNMASPMGQNIASPHSHGMPSPMHPGLQSPMGPGMTSPMVQNMSNMSMNAQVQNQNQMMNINMNQGPQMGVNPNYINNRNCNAKVQNRNNMNQYHNQTYNQAPPYPVQNQNVMRSQNMQQYQMMQQYNQSQMPMHQMANQNMVYNNQMNYQPVSYPNQSNQMHPLQMSRSSMMSVDNSGNMSRGTMNNYCEQQNQCSPIQNPQYSQNMQYPQPPPYNSVVNAANVMGPPPPKNNHQYNQTMLNNNQYYNHQRPYNQWDYPGNQFNKHNMQKSVQNSLNMSTGSQKPINGARVPINQNQMKGEQQTDCSMNSLRSQNNPTSEVQVWDISQSQIEATNGRKKNPNGNNTMRQDTYQRTLEYVESCENWKSSEMVSSSTHPLQGGDNMVVNDLQTSLSSFYEENQYLQMIQ